A portion of the Bombus pascuorum chromosome 8, iyBomPasc1.1, whole genome shotgun sequence genome contains these proteins:
- the LOC132909662 gene encoding nuclear receptor subfamily 2 group E member 1-like, translating into MEEAIQMQTQETQIGHIPVVQPKMSASSSRILYDIPCKVCRDHSSGKHYGIFACDGCAGFFKRSIRRNRQYVCKAKSKGGCMVDKTHRNQCRACRLAKCIQVGMNKDAVQHERGPRNSTLRRQMALYFKEPEMMTSMVPPPTTALDLALPKPSTESRISVATPTPHHLLSHPIYCNSLAISKLPVNMAGLPSLPLIPAVTAESICEQAARLLFLNVHWAKELAAGTTLVLEDQLTLLEFSWRELFLLAAAQILPTLDPTILLPPAPHGLNLAVEVNRFRETLAGFHAMNLDQHEFACIRAIVLFKAGLDSEPTSSSRSSSGSASPSVGSRLRDAAAVARLRDGAQLALGQRLSGASLGALRFGKLLLLLPSLRSVSTHAIEELFFRRTIGIIPIERIICDMYKAA; encoded by the exons GTCGTATTCTTTATGATATTCCTTGTAAGGTATGTCGAGATCATTCTTCAGGAAAGCATTATGGGATTTTTGCTTGCGATGGGTGTGCGGGTTTCTTCAAGAGATCGATACGAAGAAATCGTCAGTATGTCTGCAAAGCAAAGTCTAAAGGGGGTTGCATGGTGGATAAAACGCATCGAAATCAATGTAGAGCATGCCGCTTAGCCAAGTGTATTCAAGTCGGCATGAACAAAGACG cTGTGCAGCACGAACGGGGGCCACGAAACTCAACTCTTCGGAGGCAGATGGCCTTGTATTTTAAAGAACCAGAAATGATGACTAGCATGGTGCCCCCACCAACGACAGCTTTGGATCTCGCTTTGCCCAAACCATCGACAGAATCTCGAATCTCCGTAGCTACACCAACTCCTCATCATCTTCTTTCACATCCTATTTACTGCAACAGCTTGGCCATATCAaag CTCCCAGTCAACATGGCAGGTTTGCCATCTCTACCGTTGATCCCGGCGGTAACGGCGGAGTCGATCTGCGAACAGGCAGCCAGATTGCTTTTCCTGAACGTTCATTGGGCCAAAGAACTAGCAGCAGGAACAACCCTGGTCCTAGAGGATCAATTGACTTTATTAGAATTCTCGTGGAGAGAACTATTTCTCCTCGCTGCCGCTCAAATCCTTCCAACGTTAGATCCAACTATCCTTCTCCCACCTGCTCCTCATGGTCTCAATCTGGCAGTTGAAGTGAATCGATTTAGAGAGACACTGGCTGGTTTTCACGCGATGAATCTCGATCAGCATGAGTTCGCGTGTATCAGAGCGATCGTACTGTTCAAAGCTGGACTGGATAGCGAACCTACGTCAAGCAGTAGAAGTAGCAGTGGATCAGCCTCTCCTAGTGTCGGAAGTAGACTCAGGGACGCGGCAGCAGTTGCCAGATTGAGAGATGGAGCGCAACTTGCACTTGGTCAAAGATTAAGTGGAGCATCGTTAGGTGCTCTGAGGTTTGGAAAATTACTCTTGTTGCTCCCTTCGCTCCGTTCTGTTTCTACACATGCCATCGAGGAGTTGTTCTTCAGGAGGACTATCGGCATCATTCCTATCGAGAGGATAATCTGCGATATGTACAAAGCTGCTTGA